Proteins found in one Geomonas subterranea genomic segment:
- a CDS encoding PAS domain-containing sensor histidine kinase, with protein sequence MTSEMHKHPLYFPVFFHSPLCRLLPSVLILLVLGIHQASAYNEQAPHPPKVLIIYGRVSQLHAHQIINNGLLPALKKAGFDDADQYQEYLDLQRHPDPAYPRELARFLSRKYSGTKFDSIVVFHGDAWNFMKSEGKDLFRGVPMVAVVPKETETPPGLGRKVIQLVYSLDALHTLRYALALLPDTKEIIVVSGPTMDDAPYLEAAQDALKNFTGTLSVRYLTNNSLPGILQEVGKRRDHTIILYTRLTKDSSGNSYLPTAGVSDISRASKSPVFGLYDSLLGSGIVGGDLLSFGKLGEETARLAGELIAGKAGYVKEVSFLKHAPMFDWNEIRRWGVDKSRLPKGSVLINYRPGFWEQYWGYIGIAILLMAGEGALIVFLVWNRRKRLQAEAESRASERLLQSYLSNNSIVSWMKDEDGRHVFRNDTFCKRFAAESKNWYGKTDYELWPQDLAEVFRIHDHQVLASGTSLETIEPVVDATGMTSWWLTTKFLFKDAAGKRFVGGLGVDVTELKKVQDEAERQHAMMMEIINATDVCLVYLDLDFNFVAVNSAYAATCRLRPEEMVGRNHFSLYPGGEVEALFRQVRDTGIPAYIKERPFEFPDQPERGVTYWDWSLIPVRDSTGNVIGLVFSLLETTERKMAQEEHLKLERQLQDARRMESLGILAGGIAHDFNNILTAIIGNAELALLQADIGSSVRENLKRIEKSAEKAADLARQMLAYSGKGKFVVESVDLNGVIEKQGRVLMSSITSKAELILNLTKPIPLMEADASQISQIVTNLVLNASESIGDQPGTITVSTSWRDCDRHCLDDGGFGGAVPEGRYVLLEIRDTGCGMNKETQEKIFDPFFSTKFTGRGLGLPAVQGIVRGHKGAIRVNSEPDKGSTFSVLLPCCAERDS encoded by the coding sequence GAGTCAGCCAGCTCCATGCCCACCAAATCATCAATAACGGATTGCTGCCGGCATTGAAAAAAGCAGGCTTTGATGATGCTGATCAGTACCAGGAGTACCTCGATCTTCAGCGTCACCCTGACCCTGCGTACCCGCGAGAACTTGCCAGGTTTCTGAGCCGTAAATATTCCGGCACGAAATTCGATTCGATAGTCGTGTTTCATGGGGATGCGTGGAACTTCATGAAGTCGGAAGGGAAGGACCTTTTTCGCGGCGTACCGATGGTGGCTGTGGTTCCGAAAGAGACGGAAACGCCGCCTGGCCTGGGACGAAAGGTCATACAGCTCGTCTACAGCCTCGATGCATTGCACACTCTCCGCTATGCCTTGGCGCTGCTTCCAGATACCAAGGAGATCATTGTCGTGTCAGGCCCGACGATGGACGATGCACCCTACCTGGAGGCCGCGCAGGATGCGCTGAAAAATTTCACAGGGACGCTTTCCGTTCGCTATTTGACAAACAATTCCTTGCCCGGGATTTTACAGGAGGTTGGAAAGAGGCGCGACCATACCATCATCCTTTATACCAGACTGACAAAGGACTCCAGTGGAAACAGCTATCTCCCGACAGCTGGTGTGTCCGACATTTCCCGTGCCTCAAAATCACCGGTATTCGGTCTCTACGACTCGCTACTGGGCTCAGGTATCGTCGGCGGTGATCTCCTCTCTTTTGGAAAACTTGGAGAGGAGACTGCCCGCCTTGCCGGGGAACTCATAGCCGGCAAAGCAGGTTACGTGAAAGAGGTCAGTTTTCTGAAGCACGCTCCGATGTTTGACTGGAATGAAATACGGCGCTGGGGGGTGGACAAATCCCGACTCCCTAAAGGCAGCGTTCTCATCAACTACCGTCCGGGATTTTGGGAACAGTACTGGGGGTACATTGGCATCGCCATCCTGTTGATGGCGGGGGAGGGCGCCCTGATCGTCTTCCTGGTGTGGAATCGCCGCAAGCGGTTGCAGGCTGAAGCGGAATCCAGGGCATCGGAACGCTTGCTGCAGTCATATCTCAGCAATAATTCCATCGTCTCCTGGATGAAGGATGAGGATGGTCGGCACGTGTTCCGAAATGATACCTTCTGTAAAAGGTTTGCCGCAGAATCGAAAAACTGGTACGGCAAGACAGACTACGAACTGTGGCCGCAGGATCTTGCTGAAGTATTTCGCATCCACGATCACCAGGTCCTTGCCAGCGGGACTTCGCTGGAAACCATAGAGCCCGTAGTGGACGCGACAGGGATGACATCCTGGTGGCTTACCACCAAGTTCCTGTTCAAGGATGCCGCAGGAAAAAGGTTCGTTGGCGGCCTGGGAGTCGATGTCACTGAGCTGAAAAAGGTGCAGGATGAGGCTGAGCGTCAACATGCGATGATGATGGAAATTATAAACGCGACCGATGTTTGTCTGGTCTACCTCGATTTGGATTTCAACTTCGTGGCCGTCAACAGCGCGTATGCCGCCACCTGCCGGCTGAGGCCGGAAGAGATGGTCGGCAGGAACCACTTTTCTCTCTACCCGGGGGGCGAAGTAGAAGCGCTTTTTCGTCAGGTGCGCGACACCGGCATACCGGCGTACATCAAGGAGCGGCCTTTCGAATTTCCCGATCAGCCAGAGCGGGGCGTGACGTACTGGGACTGGTCGCTTATCCCTGTTCGCGACTCCACAGGTAACGTCATAGGGCTGGTGTTCTCCCTGCTGGAAACAACAGAACGTAAAATGGCCCAGGAAGAGCACCTGAAGCTTGAACGTCAGCTGCAGGACGCCAGGAGGATGGAAAGCCTGGGGATTCTGGCTGGAGGCATCGCACACGACTTCAACAATATTCTCACAGCCATAATTGGCAATGCCGAACTTGCACTATTGCAGGCGGATATCGGTTCCTCCGTTCGGGAAAACCTGAAGCGGATCGAGAAATCTGCAGAGAAAGCCGCTGACCTCGCCAGACAGATGCTGGCCTACTCGGGCAAAGGGAAATTCGTCGTCGAGTCGGTTGACCTGAATGGGGTTATCGAGAAACAGGGGCGCGTCCTGATGTCCTCCATCACATCCAAGGCGGAACTCATATTGAATCTGACCAAGCCGATTCCTCTGATGGAAGCAGATGCCAGCCAGATATCCCAGATCGTCACGAATCTGGTGCTCAACGCCTCCGAGTCCATTGGAGATCAGCCTGGAACCATCACCGTGTCTACCAGTTGGCGGGATTGCGACCGGCACTGCCTGGATGATGGCGGGTTTGGTGGCGCCGTTCCGGAAGGGCGGTATGTGCTGCTGGAGATAAGAGACACCGGCTGTGGCATGAACAAAGAGACGCAAGAGAAGATTTTTGACCCGTTCTTTTCCACCAAGTTTACCGGGAGGGGATTGGGGCTTCCTGCAGTACAAGGCATAGTGCGCGGTCACAAAGGGGCAATCCGTGTCAATAGTGAGCCGGACAAGGGGAGTACGTTCAGCGTGTTGTTGCCTTGCTGCGCCGAACGCGACAGCTAA